The Canis lupus familiaris isolate Mischka breed German Shepherd chromosome 7, alternate assembly UU_Cfam_GSD_1.0, whole genome shotgun sequence nucleotide sequence GGCGAGTCATCCCTGACCCgagcctcctctccccacctgtaaaatgaggttaataaCCCCTGCCTCTCAGGGTGAGAGTGAGGATTTGAACAGGTGACGCATGCCACAGCACAGCTCGGGGCAAGGACTACTTGTTGCTTAATAGAAGGtagctttaaaaaatcagtttagagggacgcccgggtggctcagcggttgggtgtctgcctttggctcagggcctgatcccaggatccgggatcaagtcccgcatcgggctccctgcgaggtgcctgcctctccctctgcctgtgtctctgccttctctctctgtgtctctcatgaataaataaacaaatctttaaaaaatcagtttagaTAAGGAAGCTTAGGGAAATATCAGGCAAATCTTGACGGGCTTAGATGAATGGGTGCACGTGAGAGTTTGGGAGGCCCTATTTGAATCTGAGGATGCAGCTCTGTTCTGCAAATAAAGGTGGTTCCTTCAGCAGCTCTCAGGAATGGGTCCCCCGGGATCTCGCTCCACATCCTTTCCCAACCTCCGTTGTTTGGAACCAGATGTGTGGGCCCGTGTGCTACAGATGagacaggagtggggaggggcagggtgggcGGCAGTGAGGGTTGGCCCAGGCCAGCCTCGGGCACAGTCCTGGGCTGTCTGAGCGCCCCTGGGAGTCAGGGCCCCGGGGGATGGGCCCACCCTGCCTTGGGTCTGGCACGTCTGGCCCTCACCAGgctcttcttttctccctggCTCCCCTGCTAAGAGGAAAATCACATACTCTATTCTGTCCCAGCCCAGGAGCCTCCTGGGAACCAGCACCAGAGGCACAGCTCCTGGAAATCACAAATGAGGCTGCCTCTAAACCAGGATTATCCTGTCTTCCTCATCACGTCCCCACAAAGTTTAACTACCATTTAATTAAGTGCTAATTATTTGCACGCGCTGGTGAAACCATTCATTTACGTGGtttcatttaagtctttaaattcACTTAGGGAGGATTCACTTGGGGGATACTGTTCTCCCCATGGCCCAGATGATGGAACTGAGACATAGACTCCGCTTATAAGGTCTTTGGCCACGAGGAGAGCTCCTCACCCCTGCTTTTCCTAATGCCCTTGCTCCCGGCTGCTGCCACGACAGCCCCTGTGTTCTCCCAGGGGGTATCTGGTCCTTGAGGATCAGGGGTCCCATGGGACCTGGCGCCCAGGGCCCGGGGCCAGGGCCGAGCCGACCAGCGCTCAGTGCCAGGGCGGCGATGAGGCCGGGCCGCCAGAGGTCCAGGGCCTCAGCCTGCGGGCTCCTGTTCTTGGTCCCCAGCCGCGGTGCACATCGGCCAACAAACCTTCACGCGGTTTGACCACGAGGTGACGTGGCGGGCGGCGCTGCTGTACTGTCGCAGGCACCACACGGACCTGGCCGACCTGCAGCTGGTGGCGGACCCGGCAGCCAAGGAGGCCCTGAAATCCATCACGAGTGAGACCGAGGCCTGGATTGGCCTCTACTTCAACGCGGCCTCCGGGGCCCTGAGCTGGTCCAGCGACCTGGGGTCCAGCATCCCCGCCTGgctccaggtgccccagttgggGACCGGACTGTGCGCGGGGCTCCGCACCTACGCGCGCTACTCCCCCCGGGTTTATTCCCTGGACTGCTCTTCCCTGAAACCCTTCATCTGCTTCTACGGTACGTGACAGCCGGTCCCCGCGGGCCCCAGGCTCACGATGCTAGACTGGGACGGGACCTGGGGTGACCGGGCAGCGGGAGGCACCGAGGTTAGACCCCGGGAAGCACTCCTGGACTCCCAGACTCTCGGGTAAGGGGAACAGGCTTTCTCTTAATTCGGAGGGAGCTTTAAAGAATGGAATGGGCCCCATCGAATCTTAGGGCATTAGCTGTTAGCAACGGCGGTCAGTTCAGGGGTGATGCGGGGTTTGAAGCAGCACTTGGGAATCAGACAGTCTATCACTCGCTAGAAATAGGGTACAGGGCATCTCTgagcctcttcttcctcttctggaaCATATACTTAACAAAATGGTATTGGTGATACCCACCTGCTAGGAGGGCTTCAGAGCCTGAATGCGAATGTATGTAAAGGAGCCAGTTAGACGCCTGGCACCCAGGAAGCACCCAGCAGATATAGCTCTGGTCACTGCTTCACTGTAAGTCATGGGAGCCAGAGGCCTGCTGGTTATTCTGGGTCCTGGGTATAGCATGTCCTCTGCATAAGGCCGCATCCTGCCttgccctttccttctctcttctctttgtctctttctttttttcccttccttcagtccactctctctcctctttctctctttcctcttgcttctctccttccttccttgctagccttctttctttctattttttggcaatagctttattgagatgtatcTTATTGAGTCCACATACCTTAAAAATCACCCCTTCGAAGTGTCTGACCCAGTGCATTTTAGGCATTACAGGGGTGTGCAAGCATCACTGCTATCTAACTTTaggacatttttatcaccccaaaatgGAACTCCTTACCCTTGAGGGGTCACTCCCCATGTTgccccaccctcagcccagcAGCTGCTAATGCACttcctgtctctgtggatttgcctgttcttgGCTGTTTCTTTTCACGTTTTGGATTTGATGAGAACTGTGATCCTAATCTGTAAAGCAGGAAGGATGGCTCCTCCCAGGCAGGGCTCCCTCGAGGATTAAAGACCACGCAAGGCCCCACCTGTGATTGGCACACGCAGGTGTGTGGAAGGGGTTGGGCTGGGCGGCTGCTGAGACCTTAGGTGACACAGACCTGGGGGCGCTTTGTCCCATGTCAGCCCTGCCCTCACCACTCTCCGTATTTCCTTGCAGACCCCTCCATCGGGCACCGGGAGTCCGCTGCTCTTTATCCATCCTTTATCGGTCCCTCCTCAGATGTGACTATGGAGCCCACGCTCAGGCCAAGTATATCCCTGCTTCCTATTCCATGTAGGTGCTTTGGACCTGTTCTCAGCTGGGTGCCAGGGCCTCCATCCAGGGTCTGCAAGGTGCTGTAGCATGTGGTGGGCCCCATCGGATCCCCCCAGAAGAGGATTGCCCAGCCCAGCCGCCGGCCCCCTGCAGGACCAGCTGGGGGTGGAGAAGGGGACTCCGTCACCGTCAACCCCACCCCTTAGATTGGACCACTAACTTGCAGCCCCAGAGTCAAGAGGCTCCAGAGAGGCTGTGTGGCCCCCTGTGTGGTGATGAGGGCTGGCCtgggagacagagggggagaCGCTGGGCAGTGTTCCCGAGACCTCATCAGAGAGTCCTTGGAGGGTTTGGCATCCAGAGAGGGAAACCCCAGAGAGGTGCTTGTCAAATCCCTTGTGATTTCGGGCTCTTCTGGATGGAGAGATGTGGGATGCGTTGTTGGGACTAAGTGGGAGGACATGTTGGCAACGACAGTGATTACATtcttatagcatttttaaattccTGAAACATCTTTGCAGCTATTACCTCATTTTGCTTCCCAAGAGTTCTGAAGCTAAGCAGGGTAACTGAGG carries:
- the LOC111096926 gene encoding putative C-type lectin domain family 20 member A, which produces MGLWREAAVHIGQQTFTRFDHEVTWRAALLYCRRHHTDLADLQLVADPAAKEALKSITSETEAWIGLYFNAASGALSWSSDLGSSIPAWLQVPQLGTGLCAGLRTYARYSPRVYSLDCSSLKPFICFYDPSIGHRESAALYPSFIGPSSDVTMEPTLRPSISLLPIPWTPAAVTTEGTGGDTGSSATATRAQHLSSTEHPESTETGPTPTSGQLFGILKADFTIPALLDPQDMKEQFLSEIQEVLKLTLGREQFRLKWVGFEVNKK